TGTCGAGGACCTGCCCTATGATGCCGAGTTGATGGCGTTACGGCTCAGGGACGAGGGATTCGACCTGGACTACACCCGCGTGCAGAGGGAAACCGCCTATCTGGAGGCCCTTGAGAAATCACCGGACCTTATATTATGCGATTGGCACCTGCCTCAGTTCAGTGGACGACGGGCCCTCTCCCTGCTGCGGCAACAGAATCTCGACATTCCTTTCATCATCGTCTCAGGCGGCATAGGTGAAGAGGCTGCCGTCGATGCCCTGCGGCAGGGCGCCAACGATTATGTCTTGAAAGACCGCCCGGCGAGACTGGGAGAAGCGGTAAGACGCGTTCTGATCGACAAACAACTGAGAATGGCGCACCGGATCGCAGAGGAAAAACTCCGTCTTGCAGACCGGGCCTTTCAGAACACCGCAGAAGGGATCACAGTAACCGACGCAAGTGGAAACATCGTCTCCACTAATCCGGCCTTTGAGGCCATCACCGGTTATTCTCATGAAGAAGTACTGGGACAGAATCCCCGAGTGCTGAAGTCGGGCCATCATCCAGACTCCTTTTACAAAGAGATGTGGGACACCCTCTTATTAACAGGCCATTGGCGTGGAGAGATCTGGAATCGACGCAAGAACGGTGATGCCTACCCGGAATGGCTCACCATCAGTGCTGTAAAAGACGGCAACGACGAGACAACGCACTATGTTGGTGTTTTCACAGATATCAGCCAGATCAAGGAGGCGCAGGATCAAATCAACTTTCTCGCCCACCACGATGCCCTGACCCGGTTACCCAACCGTGCCCTGTTCCGAGAGCGTTTCGATCACGCCCTGATGCATGCAAGGCGTGAAAAAGCTTCCATAGCTTTGCTGTTTCTCGATCTGGACCGCTTCAAGACAGTCAATGACACCCTCGGACATCCCGTGGGCGATCAGGTGCTCCTGGAGGTCAGCAAACGCATGAATCAAATCATCCGCGCCAGCGATACCCTGGCGCGGTTGGGAGGAGATGAGTTCGTGCTGCTGCTTGAGGAACAGACCGACGCTCAACATGCCGCCGTGGTGGCCCGTAAACTGATCGACCTGTTTTCCAGACCCATGATCATCGGTGAGCATGAACTGGTGGTGACTGCAAGTATCGGCATAACCCTCTATCCCAATGACGGCGACGATTCGGACAAGCTGATCCGCCATGCCGACCGGGCGATGTACGAAGCCAAACAGCAAGGCCGCAATACCTACCGTTTTTTCACCCATGCCTTGACCGAGGGTGCGCTTGAACGTTTGATGATGGAGAATGACCTGCGACACGCCGTCGCCCGCAACGAACTGATCCTGCACTATCAACCTATCGTCAACCTGGAGACCCGGCAGTTGCAGGGAATTGAGGCACTTGTTCGATGGCAGCATCCGGAACAGGGCCTGATCGCGCCCGGTCTATTCATCGAACTCGCCGAAGAGATCGGTATCATTGGCGAAATCGGTCAGTGGGTTCTGCGTGCAGCATGCTCTCAGCTCGCCAGATGGGACCGCGACGGTTTTAAAGTACCCCGCATATCGGTCAATCTATCAGTGCAACAAATCGACCGTGAAGGCCTGATCACAATGGTATCCGAGGAGTTGGACAACAGTGGACTGTCACCTGAACGGCTGGAACTCGAGGTCACCGAGTCGATGTTGATACGCAATCCTGAACTGAGCCGCACTGTACTCAGCGAACTTCGGACTCTCGGAGTCAAATTTGCAATCGACGATTTCGGCACCGGTTACTCGAGTCTGGCCTACCTCAAGTTACTGCCCCTGGACCACCTCAAGATCGATCAATCCTTTGTCCGGGATATCGGTAAAGACGACAATGATGAAGCGATCGTACGGGCCATCATCGCGATGTCGAAAAGCCTTGGCCTCGAATCGGTCGCCGAAGGTGTGGAGGAGGCGCATCAAGCCCGGTTTCTACAACAGGCCGGCAGCGATCTTGCACAGGGCTATCTCTACAGCCGCCCACTACCGGCTGATGAGATATTCAGTAACTGGATTCGGTCTGAAAACACAGAGACGATATAGTGCCGCTACACTCTCCACCTGCACCATTTCAAACACGATCAGCAGCTTAAACTGACACTGCATCCCGTTTAGGCGAAAGGTAAAAAAAAAGCACTCAGGGCAAACCATAAGTGCTTGTTTTCATTGGTAGGCGCGATTGGAGTCGAACCAACGACCTCTACCATGTCAAGAGCTCAGGGGATGCTTTCAGCCCATAACATTACATAACATATTTTGCCCATTTATCATTGTTTTTCAGTGATTTTTCACCCTATTGACCACTATCACGAAAAGTCTGTTATAGTGTGTTATAGGATGTTAATTGAAAAATATTTTCAGCCCATATTTTCAGCCCTAAGCTGATTTCACTCAAAACAAAGCCCAGCAGTGCGGCAACACTACCGGGCTTCTAACCAAGACAGACTGATAGGAGTCCGCCATGGCTAGAGCAGATTCTAAACCAAAAACACCATCCCGGGGTTTTACACCAAAATTCCTGGACAGCATCAAACCGATATCCAGGCGGTATGAATTACCTGACAAGGCTTGTCCTGGGCTTCGGATCAGGGTCACCCCCGCCGGCACTAAATCCTTTGCCTGGTATTACAAGGTCGGCACAACCACCAAGATGCTCACCTTGGGTGTATATCCAGAAACCAGCCTGAAGGCCGCCAGGGATGCCTTGGAAAAGGCGAAGGAGCGCCACAAAGAGGGAGAGCCCGCAGCACCCCAAGCTGACAACCCCAAAACAATCAGTGAGCTGGCCGAAAATTTCTATTCTGGCCGGATCTTACCCCAGCGCAAACGTCCTGAGAAAGTCAGGGAGATCCTGGACCGGGATATCTTGCCTGTGATTGGCAAGCGGAAACTATCAGTCATCACAACCCCTGTGATT
This sequence is a window from Candidatus Thiodiazotropha sp. LNASS1. Protein-coding genes within it:
- a CDS encoding putative bifunctional diguanylate cyclase/phosphodiesterase; protein product: MSLNILIVEDLPYDAELMALRLRDEGFDLDYTRVQRETAYLEALEKSPDLILCDWHLPQFSGRRALSLLRQQNLDIPFIIVSGGIGEEAAVDALRQGANDYVLKDRPARLGEAVRRVLIDKQLRMAHRIAEEKLRLADRAFQNTAEGITVTDASGNIVSTNPAFEAITGYSHEEVLGQNPRVLKSGHHPDSFYKEMWDTLLLTGHWRGEIWNRRKNGDAYPEWLTISAVKDGNDETTHYVGVFTDISQIKEAQDQINFLAHHDALTRLPNRALFRERFDHALMHARREKASIALLFLDLDRFKTVNDTLGHPVGDQVLLEVSKRMNQIIRASDTLARLGGDEFVLLLEEQTDAQHAAVVARKLIDLFSRPMIIGEHELVVTASIGITLYPNDGDDSDKLIRHADRAMYEAKQQGRNTYRFFTHALTEGALERLMMENDLRHAVARNELILHYQPIVNLETRQLQGIEALVRWQHPEQGLIAPGLFIELAEEIGIIGEIGQWVLRAACSQLARWDRDGFKVPRISVNLSVQQIDREGLITMVSEELDNSGLSPERLELEVTESMLIRNPELSRTVLSELRTLGVKFAIDDFGTGYSSLAYLKLLPLDHLKIDQSFVRDIGKDDNDEAIVRAIIAMSKSLGLESVAEGVEEAHQARFLQQAGSDLAQGYLYSRPLPADEIFSNWIRSENTETI